A part of Bubalus bubalis isolate 160015118507 breed Murrah chromosome 6, NDDB_SH_1, whole genome shotgun sequence genomic DNA contains:
- the HENMT1 gene encoding small RNA 2'-O-methyltransferase isoform X2 gives MECNSVVDGNVEEVPSKKVADLGCGDVCLLAILKYQKCIEELVGVDINEGRLKWNGSRLSPCVGDHLDPRELDLVITLYHGSVLEKDCRLLGFDLAACIELIEHFDSEDLAKFPEVVFGYMCPAMIVISTPNSEFNSLFPCAVFRDSDHKFEWSRMQFQTWALDVASRYNYSVEFTGVGEPPTGAEDVGYCTQIGVFRKKAEAAELAVLEHHGEHVYQVVYTTSYPSLQQINYRRRVVIYLVYREVSRLKQKYQVSLRQHELEPGNQTGKFTSDLPVPALTEDDKAMEIAPQPFCIEDKLYVPLQRIIAYPRLGHLCGNVEKLREFLGDVIELNCDGSAVKVDLNDCSDF, from the exons GTTGCAGACTTGGGGTGTGGTGATGTTTGCCTCTTAGCGATCTTAAAATACCAAAAGTGCATTGAAGAGCTTGTTGGAGTAGATATCAATGAGGGGAGACTTAAGTGGAATGG GTCAAGGCTGTCCCCATGTGTAGGGGATCATCTGGATCCCCGAGAGCTGGATTTAGTGATTACCTTGTATCATGGCTCTGTTTTAGAGAAAGACTGTCGTTTGCTCGGATTTGACTTGGCAGCATGTATTGAATT AATAGAACATTTTGATTCAGAAGATCTGGCGAAGTTTCCTGAAGTTGTCTTTGGGTACATGTGTCCAGCCATGATTGTCATCAGCACACCAAACTCTGAATTCAATTCCCTGTTTCCATGTGCAGTCTTTAGAGATTCAGATCACAAATTTGAGTGGAGCAGAATGCAGTTTCAGACCTG GGCTTTAGATGTGGCCAGTCGCTACAATTACTCGGTGGAGTTTACTGGTGTGGGGGAACCACCCACAGGAGCTGAGGATGTTGGCTATTGTACCCAGATAGGGGTCTTCCGGAAAAAAGCAGAAGCAGCTGAACTGGCTGTTTTGGAGCATCATGGTGAACATGTTTATCAAGTT GTTTATACAACCTCATACCCAAGTTTACAGCAAATAAATTACCGTAGACGTGTGGTGATTTATCTAGTGTACCGAGAAGTGAGCAGATTGAAACAGAAATACCAAGTGAGTTTGAGACAGCATGAGTTGGAGCCTGGCAACCAGACAGGAAAATTCACCTCAGACCTTCCAGTTCCAGCACTCACTGAAGATGACAAAGCCATGGAGATAGCTCCCCAACCTTTCTGCATTGAAGATAAGTTGTACGTACCCCTGCAAAGAATCATTGCTTATCCCAGGCTGGGGCACTTATGCGGTAATGTAGAGAAGCTGCGAGAGTTCCTTGGTGacgtgattgaactgaactgtgatggtTCTGCGGTGAAGGTTGACTTGAACGATTGTAGTGACTTTTGA